In Subdoligranulum variabile, the genomic stretch ACGATGCCGATGCCTTCACCCATCTGAACCAGCTGGACGGCACCGAGGATACCACCGAATTCAGCGATGATGCCCGGGCGGATGCCATGATTCTTGTCTCGCTGAACATCAACGATCATACCATCCGACTGGCCTCCATCGAGCGTGCCACCGGCGTGCCCATCCTGTTGGACGGTTACGAGGGCCAGTATGACTGGATCACCCATACCTTCCGTTACGGTGGCGCCAAGCTGACCATGGACACGGTGGAGGACTGCTTCAACGTGCAGGTGGATCACTATGTGCGGGTGAACTTCAACTCCTTCGTACAGATCGTGGACGCCGTGGGCGGTGTGGACATCGAGATTACCGATCTGGAGGCCAAGGCCCTGAACTGGGAAGTGCCCTCCAACTCCATGCTGATCGTCAACAAGGTGGAGCCGGGGCTCAACCATTTTGACGGCTACACGGCATTGCAGTATGCCCGTCTGCGCAAGATCGACAGCGACTGGAAGCGCATTGAGCGCCAGCGCACCGTGATCAACGCAGTGCTGGATCAGGTCAAGAACGCCAGCGTGGTGGAGCTGGACAATCTGCTGAACACCGTGCTGCCGCTGGTGCAGACCAACTTTACCAAGTCGGAAATCACGGCGCTGCTGGTGCAGCTGCCGGCCTTCCTGGGGGCCGATGTAGAGCAGCTCTCGCTGCCGCTGCAGGGCACCTACGGGGTGCGCACCGGCATGGATGACCGTCTGATGTACGATCCCGATTGGTATGTGAATACCACGGCGCTGCAGGATTTCCTGTACAACGGTAAGACGGCCGACGAGGTCATCGCAGCCACACCGGAGACAGCCGCCGCCGAAGAGGAAAGAAAAGAGAGTGATTCGGATAGCGACCCGGCATCCGAATCAGAATCCACCTCTGCCTGGGACCGGGAGACCGATCCGGCGGAAACATACATCCGCCAGAATCTGCATACAGTGGATCTGGCCTATCCGCTCAGCGACAGTGACTTCGGCAGCAGCGAGTACCGCCTGTTCCTGGCTTCCCTGGGCGGCAGCCGGGATATCGATGTGCGGAACACGCTGGTGGATTACCTTGCCGCCCAGGGCGTGCGGGTGATCGCGGTGCCGGGCGGTGCGGCGGCCGGTATGCTGCTGGACGACTACCTGCAGACCGGCGACGGTGTCTCGCTGAGCCGCTATCTGGCCACGCTGCCCGCCGACCAGCGCGCCGAGGCGCGGATCCTCTGGCAGGAGACCTACCGTCAGTATCCCGGCGCGCTGCACGCGGCGGGTGTGGGGGCGGACTCCGCCCAGACGGCGGTGGGCTATGCCGCACAGCTGCTGACAGGGCAGAGTGTGGGCACGCCGGCCGAAGAACTGGAAAACGCTGTGCAGGGAATGCAGAGCGCCAATGCCCGCACGGTGGTCTACTGGTTCCGCCAGGCCATGGAGGAACAGCCCGAGGCCATGGCGGACTATCTGGGCGAGGATGCCTTTGCGCTGGCCCAGCGTCTGTACAATGGTTTGCAGGGCAACCTGGAAGCAGGGGACGATCAGGTCACGGAAGACCTCACCCAACTGCTGGAAGCCTGGCCGGAGGAACAGATCCTGGCCTTTGTGCCGGGGGACGCAGCCCTGCAGAGTGGGGACAGTGTAGCGGCCCGACTGCAGGAAACGCTGGATGAGGCGGACGAAAAGGTCTGCTCCATCGGGGTGCTCTACGGCAAGTGGCGCAACGACACGACCTTTAACCCCGAGGAAGAGGGCCTCTGGAATGCCGAGGGCCTGGGAGACTGGCTGGGCGAATATGTCACCCCCGGCAAGGATCTGCTGCTGGCGCTGGACGGCGAGGATTGCCCCTTTGATGATGGTGAAACCTCGTTGCTGCAGGACGCCGAAGCGGATGTGACCCGTGTGGCGCAGAAGCTGCTGATTCTGAATCCTGACAACAAGGTCAGCACGGCGACGCCGGA encodes the following:
- a CDS encoding LCP family protein — protein: MKTTEEKPKTEAAGKVRKKLPRWGKILIAVVVVLAVVAGAGALYVNGKLDLLRYDDGSVDGVGTIHASEDQDLDASGLVHNSDEMEMPEGSPFADENVLNILLIGTDERTEAVNDADAFTHLNQLDGTEDTTEFSDDARADAMILVSLNINDHTIRLASIERATGVPILLDGYEGQYDWITHTFRYGGAKLTMDTVEDCFNVQVDHYVRVNFNSFVQIVDAVGGVDIEITDLEAKALNWEVPSNSMLIVNKVEPGLNHFDGYTALQYARLRKIDSDWKRIERQRTVINAVLDQVKNASVVELDNLLNTVLPLVQTNFTKSEITALLVQLPAFLGADVEQLSLPLQGTYGVRTGMDDRLMYDPDWYVNTTALQDFLYNGKTADEVIAATPETAAAEEERKESDSDSDPASESESTSAWDRETDPAETYIRQNLHTVDLAYPLSDSDFGSSEYRLFLASLGGSRDIDVRNTLVDYLAAQGVRVIAVPGGAAAGMLLDDYLQTGDGVSLSRYLATLPADQRAEARILWQETYRQYPGALHAAGVGADSAQTAVGYAAQLLTGQSVGTPAEELENAVQGMQSANARTVVYWFRQAMEEQPEAMADYLGEDAFALAQRLYNGLQGNLEAGDDQVTEDLTQLLEAWPEEQILAFVPGDAALQSGDSVAARLQETLDEADEKVCSIGVLYGKWRNDTTFNPEEEGLWNAEGLGDWLGEYVTPGKDLLLALDGEDCPFDDGETSLLQDAEADVTRVAQKLLILNPDNKVSTATPEDAASDTAF